In Carassius carassius chromosome 7, fCarCar2.1, whole genome shotgun sequence, one genomic interval encodes:
- the fabp2 gene encoding fatty acid-binding protein, intestinal: protein MTFNGTWKVDRNENYEKFMEEMGINMVKRKLASHDNLKITLEQTGDKFHVKEVSTFRTLEIDFTLGVTFDYSLADGTELTGSWGMEGDMLKGTFTRKDNGKVLITTRKILGDELVQSYTYEGVEAKRIFKRS from the exons ATGACCTTCAATGGGACCTGGAAAGTCGACCGCAATGAGAACTATGAAAAGTTCATGGAAGAAATGG GCATCAACATGGTTAAAAGGAAACTAGCTTCTCATGACAACTTGAAGATCACACTGGAGCAGACCGGAGACAAGTTCCACGTGAAGGAAGTCAGCACTTTCCGCACACTGGAAATTGACTTTACTCTGGGCGTCACCTTTGACTATTCTCTGGCAGACGGCACTGAGCTCACA GGATCCTGGGGCATGGAGGGAGATATGCTTAAGGGAACTTTCACACGCAAGGACAACGGAAAGGTGCTAATAACAACCAGGAAGATTCTTGGTGATGAACTCGTACAG AGCTATACCTATGAAGGAGTTGAGGCCAAGAGGATTTTCAAGAGGAGCTAA